The genomic segment GCTTGACAGTTGCATTTTCTAAATAATCTTTGAAAGTATGCAACGGGAAAAAACCAAGTGTGCGGATTCTTTCGGCAATTTCGTCTATCTTCATCGCCAAATCGTTGTATAATTCCTCAAATTTCATGTGTAATTCAAAAAACTTTTCACCTTTGATATTCCAATGAAAACCTCTGACGTTCATATAAAAAACTTGATAATCAGAAAGTAATTCATTCAATTCATCTGCAATCTCTTTGGAATTTTCCAAATAATTTGGAGTTTTATTTTTTTTCTTATTCATAATTTAAAATTTTATTGTTTGATGATAAAAATAGTCATA from the Vicingaceae bacterium genome contains:
- a CDS encoding DNA starvation/stationary phase protection protein, with protein sequence MNKKKNKTPNYLENSKEIADELNELLSDYQVFYMNVRGFHWNIKGEKFFELHMKFEELYNDLAMKIDEIAERIRTLGFFPLHTFKDYLENATVKPVKNLSEGKECVKEIVKALETILPKQHKILIMTEDTDESTNALMSDYLREQEKLLWMYRSYLGQ